The DNA segment TATTATTTTTCTTCCTTTTCTACCTCCAGTACTGGATGCCACCACCGGAATTTTTCTTTCCTCCAGCATTAACATAGCCAGCCTTATGTTTCTTTCGCCAATCTTGGCTTTAGAACTCCCTGTCTGCATCATTTCACCTCCCCCAAATACTTTTGCCTGCAAGTCTTCGATTTTTGATCCTAAAAAAAGCATCCTATCAATTAACTTATCAATAGCTATATTGCCATATTTTGGAGATGCCAAATCATTACCATTCCAGTTGGGCAACATATAGTGGTTAATACCTCCAATTTTCAATTTAGAATCCCACAAGCACACCGCCACACACGAACCCAGTATTGTTTTAACCAGGTGTGGCTCCTTACTTGCAAACAAAGAGGAAGGATATAAAAAATGTTGTAAATATTGACTCATCTATTTATCCTTAAAAAATCTCGTCCTCTTCATCGAAGAATATATCGTTACCATCACCACTAAAACCATCTACAATATTTTTGGCCTCCGGAACACTGATGGTAAAGGTTGAGCCATCTCCTTTTTTACTTGAAATTTCTATTTCACCACTTAATACATCCAAAAGAGCCTTCGTAATTGACAGTCCTAAACCATGACCCCGGTTGATAGAATTAATGCCGGTATCCAACCTTTTAAAACGTTGAAAAATGGTTTGCTGATTTTTTTCTGAGATACCAGTTCCAAAATCCTGAACCGAGATCTTTAATACATCATCATCGTCTAACCAAATAGATATGATAACTTTACTATCTTTATAACTATATTTTAAAGCATTATTAATAAGATTGCTTAAAATAAGTTTCAATTTTTCTGAATCAGTCTTGAAATAAAAGTTTTTACCAAAACCATGATCAATATTAAACTGAATATCAAAAGAGATACCCATTTTACGGCTAATGATATTAAATGAATCAACCACCGTTTGAAGCAAACTTCTGATATTTACCTTGGCAATATTAGGTGCTATTTCACCCGCCTCAATTTTAGCCGCTACAAATATATTTTTCAACTGAAAATCCAGGTTAAACGCTTCTGAATGAATCAAAGCAACCATAGACACCACTTTCTTCCAATCGTGTTTTTCAACAGACAGTA comes from the Saccharicrinis fermentans DSM 9555 = JCM 21142 genome and includes:
- a CDS encoding chemotaxis protein CheD, which encodes MSQYLQHFLYPSSLFASKEPHLVKTILGSCVAVCLWDSKLKIGGINHYMLPNWNGNDLASPKYGNIAIDKLIDRMLFLGSKIEDLQAKVFGGGEMMQTGSSKAKIGERNIRLAMLMLEERKIPVVASSTGGRKGRKIIFFTDSGEVRHKLLDKNKD
- a CDS encoding sensor histidine kinase, producing the protein MNNLSDRQLLKELRQRLEKGKSSEKEIKDLTLELQSVSKKLKDSEALKSHFISNISNEIVNPFTSILGLSKAILSVEKHDWKKVVSMVALIHSEAFNLDFQLKNIFVAAKIEAGEIAPNIAKVNIRSLLQTVVDSFNIISRKMGISFDIQFNIDHGFGKNFYFKTDSEKLKLILSNLINNALKYSYKDSKVIISIWLDDDDVLKISVQDFGTGISEKNQQTIFQRFKRLDTGINSINRGHGLGLSITKALLDVLSGEIEISSKKGDGSTFTISVPEAKNIVDGFSGDGNDIFFDEEDEIF